The Pontibacter korlensis sequence GAAGTTTGTCCAGAAGGTTACTTACCAGCACAGCCTCTTCCTGCGAAAGGTTGTGGAACCGTTCAAACAGGCTAGGAAACTTTGCATCTACCTCCTGCAGCTTCTGTAAACCCTTGTCTGTAATCCGAACTTCTATCATGCGTCGGTTGCTTTGGCAGATATCGCGGGTAACGTAGCCTTTCTCTATCAGTTTATCTATAAGACGGGTAACGTTAGAGTTGCGGTCTACCATGCGGTTCTGTATATCGCCGAAGCACACAGGTTCGGGGTGCTGCCCACGTACAATTGCCAGCACGTTATGCTGCTGCAGTGTTAAGCCTAAGTCCTTAAAGAACGGCATCAACTGCTGATTCATCCAATTGTTAGTGAATAACAAGTTGGCCATCAAGCGGCGATAGTCGTCTTTAAATTCGCTCTGGTGTATTTCGTCTTCTATGCGCATACATATACCTACTGAACAAAGGTATAGTTTGTTATTTGTAGGAACAAGTGTTGCGGGAAAAGGTTTTGAGAAGCACGAATTACGGCTGTAAAAATCAAGTACCGGAAATGCAAAAGCGCAAGGCTTATTGCCTCGCGCTTTTATACAGAACAGCCTTCCGGTAAAGGTAAGGTTATGCGAAGTGTTAGTCCCAGTATGGCTGCTGAGACTGTTCATGCCCATCGGCAGAAAACACCAGCTTCTGCTCCTGCTTGTTGTTGTCTAGTTCTACCTGATAGAAAGTTGTCTCGCCCTGTACAAGCTCCTCGGCATCATCTACTATGTAGCCAGCATAGTTTTGGCTGATGGCCGCCTTCACTTCCTCAGGTAGCGCAGACTCTGCAATATCATACTTATGCATGAGCAGGTTGCCAGATGCATTGAGCAGCGCGCTGTAATCTACCGTAGTCTGGTCAAAGTCTGCTTCGTAATCACTGCCTTTCTTTTCCCATTCGATATTGATGGCATTAGGGAATGTGTTGATCAGTGTGTCTTTCACTGCTGCAGGTACATCATCTGGCTTGATGTCATCATCGTTGTCGCAGGAAAGTAGAGAGCCGCTCAGAAGCAGGAATGCAAATGCTGTTAATTTCATGATTTATACTTTAAGGTTAAACGAGTTTATATCTCAAACCTACAGCCTGATTCTGAAGCAATACTGGAGCAAATCTGAAGCAATTTTGGAGATGGATAAAAGAAACAAAAAAGCCCGGTGTGTACCGGGCTTTTCTACATTTCCAGAGAAAGTATAAATTTATACTTCAACAGGCTGCTCCTTCTTCTCGGCCTTATAAAGCAGGGTAGAGCAGTTAGTCTTGCGCAGTACCTCCTGGGCGCAGCGCTGAATATCGTCTGGCGTTACGGCTTGTACTTTCTCACCTTCTTGGTTAATGAGGTTGGCGTCACCAAGCAGTTTGCTGTAGGCCAGGTTCATGGCGCGGTTCAGCAGCTCAATCTCCGAAAAGACAATGCTGGTCTCGGCCTGGTTTTTCACCTTGTTCAGCTCCTCTTCGTCCACACGATTATCTATAAGTTCTTGCACAACAGCCTCTATGGCAGCATTTGCTTCTTGCAGGTTAACGCCTTCGTTTAGCTTGCCCTGAATTATCAGCAACCCTGGCTCCACACTACCCGACACAGAGGCATTGATAGAGTTAAACAGTTTCTGCTCCTTTACTAGCTTTTCGTATAGGCGGCTGGACTTTCCACGGCCCAATATATCGCTTATCAGGTCTACTGCATGATAGTCTGGGTGCTGGCGGCCTGGCATGTGGTAAGCTTTGTAAATGGCACTGAGCGGTACATCGGAAGCTACCTCTAAGGTGCGTGCCTCCGTCTGCCTTGGCTCTTCTTTAAGCTTACGCTCATACTTCTCTCCGGCAGGTATAGGTCCAAACCACTTTTCAGTCAGCTCTTTTGCCCGTTCAAAGGTTACGTTGCCTGCCACTACCAGTATAGCATTGCTAGGGGAGTAATGCTTACGGAAGAAGGCCTTTACAATATCCATGGTCGCCTCCTCTATGTGCGAGATCTCTTTACCGATGGTAGCCCATTTATAAGAGTGCTCCTTGTAAGCCAGTGGGCGCAGCTTCAGCCATACATCGCCGTAAGGCTGGTTCAGGTAGTTTTGCTTAAACTCCTCTACCACTACTTTGCGCTGTACTTCTAAGCCGTTCTCGCTAAAGGCCAGCTCCATCATGCGGTCCGACTCCAGCCAAAAGCCTGTCTCTATATTCTGTGCCGGCAGCGAAAGGTAGTAGTTTGTAATGTCGGGGCTGGTGAAGGCGTTGTTCTCACCTCCCACACGCTGCAGGGGCTCATCATACACAGGTATGTTCTTAGAGCCACTAAACATCAGGTGCTCAAACAAGTGAGCAAAACCTGTGTGTGTCTCGTCCTCATCGCGAGAGCCTACATCATAAAGCACATTTAATACCGCCATTGGCGAAGTATGATCCTCGTGTACAATCACACGGAGGCCATTATCAAGGGTAAATTCTTTGAATTCTATCATATCTCTTTATTAGCGACACAAGACACAGGTATCAAGACAAAAGACTCCTGATAATATAGAGTGCTTTAGCCTTTATCAGCTCTACGTACACTTGCAACCTTTTCTGTATTTCTGTACTTTTTGCACGTCAAGATAAATGTCTTGTATCGTGGTTCTTGATATTTGTGTCCGAAGTTGAACTAAGCAAATGTATAAATTAGTGGCATAAGTTTCAGATGGAACGCCATTAGTTTAACTTGCCAATCTATAACAAGGTTTCTGAAAACAGATGAACTATAACCGTAAAGACTACTCAGAAGAGGAACTGATTCAACTATACCGCGCTTTGCTTAAACCGCGCATGATTGAGGAGCGCATGCTGGTGCTGCTGCGCCAGGGCAAAGTGAGTAAATGGTTCTCCGGCATAGGACAGGAAGCTATTTCTGTAGGTTCTGCCTTGGCACTGGAGCAGGACGAGTATATACTGCCGCTGCACCGCAACCTGGGCGTGTTCACAAGTCGTGGGGTAGAGTTAGACCGCCTGTTTGCGCAGTTCCAGGGCAAGATACATGGCTTTACAAAAGGCCGCGACCGTTCTTTCCACTTCGGTAGCAACGAGCACCATATTGTAGGCATGATCTCGCACCTGGGCCCGCAGCTAGCTGTAGCCGACGGTATCGCCCTGGCTGACCTGCTGGAGAAAAAAGAGAAGGTAACGCTGGTGTTTAGTGGTGATGGTGGTGCTTCGGAAGGTGACTTCCACGAGGCGCTGAATGTAGCTGCCGTGTGGGGGCTGCCGGTTATCTTCATGATTGAGAATAACGGCTACGGTTTGTCTACACCTAATAATGAGCAGTTCAAGTTTAAGCACTTTATAGATAAAGGGTCAGCTTACGGTATAGATGCCCTGCAGATAGATGGCAACAACATCCTGGAAGTATACGACACTGTACGCCAGGCTGCAGCCAGCATACGCAAAAACCCACGCCCAATGCTTATTGAGGCGATCACCTTCAGGATGCGAGGCCATGAGGAAGCAAGCGGTACTAAGTATGTGCCGAAGGAGCTCTTTGAAAAGTGGGCAAAGAAAGACCCGGTAGAAAATTTCGAGCGCTACCTATTGGACGAATTGGTGCTGACGCAGAAGGCTATGGAAAGCATAAAGGAGGAGCTGAGAGCTGAGATTGAGGATGGGTTGCAAAAAGCCTTTGCTGAGCCGATGCCAGAAGTTAACCGTGAGCAGGAGTTGGATGATATGTACAAGCCTTTCGACCAGGAGGTGATAAAACCAGCCTCTGATGCTAAAACAGAACGCCGTTTTGTAGACGCCATTTCAGATGCATTGCGCCAGAGTATGGAGCGCTATCCTGAGCTGGTGCTGATGGGGCAGGACATAGCAGAGTATGGCGGTGTGTTTAAGGTAACCGAAGGCTTTGTAGATGCGTTTGGCAAAGGGCGTGTGCGCAACACACCGCTCTGCGAGTCTGCTATACTTGGTGTGGGCTTAGGTATGTCGGTGCGCGGGCAGAAAAGTATGGTAGAGATGCAGTTCGCCGACTTTGTAAGCGCAGGTTTTAGCCAGATCGTGAATAACCTAGCAAAGAGCCACTACCGCTGGGGGCAAAACGCCGATGTGGTGGTGCGTATGCCAACAGGTGCCGGCACGGCAGCTGGTCCGTTCCATTCGCAGAGCAACGAAGCTTGGTTCTTCCACACACCAGGCCTAAAGATCGTGTACCCGTCGTCGCCTTACGATGCGAAAGGCCTGCTGAATGCAGCTATCGAAGACCCTAACCCGGTGATGTACTTTGAGCATAAGCTGCTTTACCGCTCCATCTCTCAGGAGATTCCCGATGACTACTACACCGTAGAAATCGGTAAGGCTAAAACTGTAGCCGAAGGATCTGACTTGACTATCATTACCTATGGTATGGGTGTGCATTGGGCAATGCAACTGCAGCAGGAGTTAACAGATGCTAGCCTGGAGATTCTGGATCTTCGCTCACTGCTGCCATGGGACAAAGAAGCTGTGCGTGCCGTTGTGGCAAAAACAGGCCGGGTAATCATACTTCACGAAGACACCATGACCGGAGGTATAGGCGGGGAGATTGCTGCTTGGATTAGCGAGCATTGCTTTGAGCTATTAGACGCCCCGGTTGCACGTGTAGCTAGTTTGGATACAGCTGTGCCGTTCTCGCCACCGTTGGAGCAGGATTTTCTGCCAAGGCAACGCCTACGAGATAAAGTAGCAGCCATGTTGAACTACTAAAAGTCATATACAAGAGCAACCTGCAGCGCTTTATTGGAAGTATTCAGGGTTGTTCTTGTGTTTAAACTGTTCTATATAAAATATTTAGTATATATTTGCGCCATGCGTATACTTCGCTCATACCTGTTAATGTTGCTGTGCCTGGTGCTGCTTGCCGGTGCTGGATGCCAGCGCAAAGGCATACCTTGCCCTAAACCTACGAGCAAACGAACTGTAAAAATACAGGGCGAAAATGCTCAGGGGCTGAGTGGTGGCATTAAGGTGCCTACTGATAAAAATGGACGGGTGAGGAAGAAACGCGGCTTTGGCCTGTTTTAGAAACCAGTTTAGATAGAATCAGTATAAAATCATGATGAAGGTGTGTGTGGCTGAACTTTGCTCCCGAACAGCTTATAAGTATGGATTGGCCCTGCTGCTGTTTTTCCTAATAGGTACTTTGCCTGGCTATGGGCAAACTAGCTTTCAGGCTTCTGCTAAGCATGAGCAGCAGCTGCGTAAGTCTTTAAGGGATGCTGAAAAGGCTAACGCGAAGTACAAAGATACCCACCTTAACACTGACACTTATACTTTTAAGAAAGGAGAAGCCGGACGTCGCCGAGTTCGGAACGAGGAGCGAGGTAAGCTTCAGTTTAACGTAAAAGGCGACCCGGTAAAAAAACTGAAACTCTTCAACAAGAAAAAGAAGTATAAAGCGCGGTCTACAAAGAAAAGATCAAACTAGAAGAAAAGGACGAATAACATGAATTGGCACCCACTAACGAGCGTTGAGCAGCTTGATGAGATAATTGAAGAGTCGAAGAACACTCCTGTGGTAATATTTAAACACAGTACCTCTTGTTCAATAAGCGCTACTGCCAAAAGCCGCTTAGAGCGCCAGTGGGACGGCGCAGGTCTGGACCACATAAAGCCTTATTACCTCGATTTACTGAGCTACCGCCCTGTTTCTAACGAGGTGGCCGAGGCACTGCAGGTAAGGCACGAGTCGCCGCAGCTGTTACTGCTGAAAGATGGCGTTTGCACTTACGATGCTTCTCACTTAGGCATTAGTGTAGATGCTCTTAAAAAGCAAGTAGCGGCGTAGCAGATTATCCTTCTGCCACGCCGTTTCCCGTTTTAGTAAGCAAAAGTTACTGTCTGCTTAATGTCTGGGTGCAGGCTAAGGGCTACCGGGCAGGTGCGGGCAGCATTTTCCAGCATCGCTTTCTCTTTATCAGCGTATACTTTACCCGCAGGCATTGTAAAGTGTAGCACTACCTCTGCAATGCGGCGTGGCTCAGCAGCCATAATTTTGGTGATCTCGATCTCCATACCCTCTATGTCGATGTTGCTGCGGTTTGCCACTATGCCCATAATGGTCATCATGCACGAGCCGAGGGCTGCACATACCAGGTCGGTAGGAGAGAAAGCCTCACCCTTGCCATTATTATCTACTGGGGCATCTGTTATAACGGTGTTACCGGAGGCAAGGTGCTGAGCAGAAGTGCGCAGGCTGCCTTTGTAAATGCTTTTTATTGTTGGCATCTGTATAAATCCTGAGTTTGAAATACGCGTAAAGTTAAGTACTTTTAAACAATCTGAAACGCACTGGTCCGTGATAAGATTTATAGCATTTATTATACTTGTGGCAGCTCTTATGGCGGCCACGCCTGCCTTCGCTCAAACGGATGAGGATGAAAGCTTCCAGAGAGAGACGAGCTACGGCATTAACTTCAACTCCAACGGGGGCTTGATCGGTGGTGCCTTTGTGCGTGCCTCGTTTTTTATGAATGAGCGCATGTACCAGTTTGGCGGCATTGAGATTGTGGAGGTGAAGCACCCTAAAGAGGAACGCTATCTCAACTACGTAGGCGAGCCCTTCGTTTACGGCAAAAAGAACTATTTCTTTGTGGTGAGGCCACATTATGGTCGTGAGCTGGTACTGTTCCGTAAGGCTGCCGAGTCTGGGGTGCAGGTAAACGCTCTTGGCGCTATTGGCCCCTCTATAGGTCTGCTGGTGCCTTACTACATCGACTACAGCTACGACGGCACTACCAACGACGTGCGCACAGTGCCTTACGACGAGAAGGTGCACGTAAATTCCGACTATATTTTGGGAAGCGACACTGTTTTCCGGGGCTTGGGTCAAACAAAGCTACGCCCGGGTGTACACGCAAAAGCCGGTCTTAGCTTTGAGTACGGCCGCTACCGCGAAAGTATAGCTGGTATAGAAGTTGGCGTGGCAGTAGAATACTTTCCAAAAGAACCTGTCATCATTCCACTGGCAGAGAATAACAATGCTTTCACTTCTGTATACCTGAACCTGTATTACGGCAGCAGAAAGTAACCCCTTCGGAACATTTTCTTCATCCCGCTGTTAAGGAGGCATACATTGCCACAGGCACATTTTTGATCTGTGGCTAAACTCTTTACTTATAACTTCCTATCTTTGCAACATGGATGAAATGATGACACTTCCGGTTATTCAGCCTAATGCTAAGCCCGAGGGGCTGAATGCGTTGGGACAGCCTCGCAAGCCAAACTGGCTGCGTGTAAAACTACCGGTTGGGAAGGAGTACGCCAAAGTAAGAAGCATTGTAGACGAATATAAACTGCACACCATCTGTGAAAGTGGCAACTGCCCTAATATGGGAGAATGCTGGGGTGCGGGTACAGCTACGTTCATGATCTTAGGTAATGTGTGTACCCGCAGCTGCTCTTTCTGCGCTGTGGCCACAGGCCGCCCAAACGAGTACGATGAAGATGAGCCACGCCGTGTGGCCGAGGCCATTAAGTTGATGGGCGTAAAGCATGCTGTAATCACCTCTGTTAACCGTGACGAGCTGAAGGATCGTGGCGCCGCCATTTGGCATGATACAGTAAAGCAGGTAAAGCTAATGTCGCCTACCACGACTATTGAAACACTAATCCCTGACGTGAAGGGTACTTGGGATGCCTTAATTACGATGATCTCTCCGGGTCAGGAAGTGGTGTCGCATAACATGGAAACGGTGAAGGAGCTTTACCGCCGCGTGCGTCCACAGGCTAAGTATGACCGCTCACTAGAGCAGATCCGTCGCACCAAAGAGTATGGGCAACGTACTAAGACCGGTATCATGTTGGGCTTAGGTGAAACTAGAGAGCAGGTTTACCAGGCAATGGATGACCTTGCAGCTAACGGTTGTGATATCCTTACACTAGGTCAGTACCTGCAGCCAACCAAGATGCACTTAGAGGTTGCAGAGTTCATACACCCTGATTTATTCGATCATTATCGCGAAGAAGGGCTGAAACGAGGACTGAAATATGTTGAGTCTGGTCCATTAGTAAGATCCTCATATCACGCAGAAAGACACGTAAACGTTTAGCGGTATAACATTTAACAAAAAAAGCCCCTGTTGCATTATTTTGCAGCAGGGGCTTTTTTTTTGTGCTATTTCCTTTAATTTTTTACGTTTGTATTTTTTAAAGAAATTGATAAAAATATTTACATATATTTGAAAAAAGAGATGTAAAATGTAATTTTAACGGCGAATTACTACTACCATAGCCTATGTAAACAACTTTACTTTAATACCCTGCCTAGCAATTTATTGCACAGTATATTCCCGACTTTCTTATTAATGAAAGAAGAAATGGTTGAAGAACCTCTATGTTTTTATAAGCAAAAAATATTATATAAATATATTCTGATTTTTTTGGCTTGTTAGTAACCATTTTGAGCTTTTGAAGTATTAGATAGAAGCATAGGTATTACCATATCTATGAATATCTACATGACATTATATACAGTTATTTTTTAGTTCTATGATCAAACATCTACTGCTGACCTTTCTACTCCTGATAGGCAGTATCACCCTTAGCTTTGCCCAGTCTGAACAGGCGGTTCTGGGGCAGGCAGAAGATTACGCCATTCTGGCGGTTACGCGCGTTACAAATCAAGGCGACACGGACGTGTACGGAGATTTGGGAGTCACATCTGGAGCCGCTATCGTTGATAGGGGTAATCTGAAGGTTGATGGAGACATAGAGTTGGGTAGCGCTGCAGCAAAGAATGCCTTTGCAGATGCCCAAGCTGTTTATAACAACTTCAGCAGTTATCCGAACCCAAATCCTTTGTTTTCGTCCACTTTAGGTAACTACCAGCGGCTTGCCCCAGGAGTACATAAAGTCAATACCAGCGCTAACTTAAGAGGTGGTCTGATACTGGACGCACAGGGTGACCCTAGTGCAAAATTTGTCATTATAATAAACGGTAATCTTACTTCTACCGCAGACAAGACTTATGTAAACCTGATCAACGGTGCACAACCTAAAAACGTCTTTTGGGTTGTAGAAGGATCTGTTGACACTGGTAAAACAAGTCTTTTCCAAGGTACTGTTTTAGCGAAAGGCAATATTAAATTCGGTGGCGGCGGAGTAGTTATTGGCCGCGCTATATCGCTTACTGGAGAGGTAGGGCTAGAGACTAACCTGGTCTTTATGCCTAACATTATTATTGCCAACCTAAGCGTGCAGAAAGAGGCTGAAGACAAAGAATACACAGTTGGCTCAGAAATTACTTACACCATCAGAGCAACCAACTTAGGGCCAGATAATGCGGCCGGAGTAGTTGTGAAAGAGAACTTTCCTGCAGGGTTGCAATATGTAAGAGTTGAGTCTGCCTCAAAAGGAGCTTATGATGCCAACACTAATCAGTGGGTAATCGGAAGCCTTGCCGTTGGAGAGGTGGAGACACTAAGAATAACTTTCAGAATTGTATCGCCGGGTAACATCATCAACAAAGTTGCTATTATAGGCGACAATCCAGATCCGTCTCCGGATGATGACGAAGATGAGCATGTTATAGAGCTGCCAGACATTGGCGTAACTAAAATCGTAAATGGTAAATCAACTTACCTGGTAGGCGATGTTGTACGCTATACTATTGTTGTAACAAACAAGGGTAATGGTGAGGAGCAGAATGTTGTTGCTAGCGATAAACTGCCAGAAGGCTTAGAATATGTAAGCCACACAGCGAGCACAGGTACTTATAACCCGGCTACAGGTCTTTTCCATATTCCGCTATTGGCTGAAAACACATCGGCAACACTTACTATTGATGCAAGGTTAATAAAAGCTGGTAATGTCAGAAATGTAGCTTCCATCATTGGTAAAGATCAGGACCCGAACAACCCAACTGACCCGAACAACCCTGGCGGAGACTATCATGACTCTGACCCAGATAATGATGAAGATGACGAGGAGGTAGTGGTAACATGTCCTGCTCCGACAGTTAGTCTTACAGCTGCACAAACTACTGTATGTGCCAGTACATCTAATCTAACTTTTACAGCCACTCCTATAATTGGTGCAGAATATACGTTTGAGTTGCCACAAGGGTGGACAGTTGTTAGCCAGGCAAACAACATTATTACTGTAAACGTGGGGCCAAATGGTGGTGCCAGTGTAGTAAGAGTGACAGTAAAAGACCAGTGCAATAACACAGCAAGCGCTGAAGCAAATGTGCAAGTAACTGGAGCACCAGTTGTACCGGAAATTAGTGGTGTTGCCTCGGTTTGCTTTAACAGCAATGGTATAACTCTAGAGGCAGCGAACGTG is a genomic window containing:
- a CDS encoding MarR family winged helix-turn-helix transcriptional regulator; translation: MRIEDEIHQSEFKDDYRRLMANLLFTNNWMNQQLMPFFKDLGLTLQQHNVLAIVRGQHPEPVCFGDIQNRMVDRNSNVTRLIDKLIEKGYVTRDICQSNRRMIEVRITDKGLQKLQEVDAKFPSLFERFHNLSQEEAVLVSNLLDKLRG
- a CDS encoding PepSY-like domain-containing protein, with amino-acid sequence MKLTAFAFLLLSGSLLSCDNDDDIKPDDVPAAVKDTLINTFPNAINIEWEKKGSDYEADFDQTTVDYSALLNASGNLLMHKYDIAESALPEEVKAAISQNYAGYIVDDAEELVQGETTFYQVELDNNKQEQKLVFSADGHEQSQQPYWD
- a CDS encoding M16 family metallopeptidase translates to MIEFKEFTLDNGLRVIVHEDHTSPMAVLNVLYDVGSRDEDETHTGFAHLFEHLMFSGSKNIPVYDEPLQRVGGENNAFTSPDITNYYLSLPAQNIETGFWLESDRMMELAFSENGLEVQRKVVVEEFKQNYLNQPYGDVWLKLRPLAYKEHSYKWATIGKEISHIEEATMDIVKAFFRKHYSPSNAILVVAGNVTFERAKELTEKWFGPIPAGEKYERKLKEEPRQTEARTLEVASDVPLSAIYKAYHMPGRQHPDYHAVDLISDILGRGKSSRLYEKLVKEQKLFNSINASVSGSVEPGLLIIQGKLNEGVNLQEANAAIEAVVQELIDNRVDEEELNKVKNQAETSIVFSEIELLNRAMNLAYSKLLGDANLINQEGEKVQAVTPDDIQRCAQEVLRKTNCSTLLYKAEKKEQPVEV
- a CDS encoding alpha-ketoacid dehydrogenase subunit alpha/beta; protein product: MNYNRKDYSEEELIQLYRALLKPRMIEERMLVLLRQGKVSKWFSGIGQEAISVGSALALEQDEYILPLHRNLGVFTSRGVELDRLFAQFQGKIHGFTKGRDRSFHFGSNEHHIVGMISHLGPQLAVADGIALADLLEKKEKVTLVFSGDGGASEGDFHEALNVAAVWGLPVIFMIENNGYGLSTPNNEQFKFKHFIDKGSAYGIDALQIDGNNILEVYDTVRQAAASIRKNPRPMLIEAITFRMRGHEEASGTKYVPKELFEKWAKKDPVENFERYLLDELVLTQKAMESIKEELRAEIEDGLQKAFAEPMPEVNREQELDDMYKPFDQEVIKPASDAKTERRFVDAISDALRQSMERYPELVLMGQDIAEYGGVFKVTEGFVDAFGKGRVRNTPLCESAILGVGLGMSVRGQKSMVEMQFADFVSAGFSQIVNNLAKSHYRWGQNADVVVRMPTGAGTAAGPFHSQSNEAWFFHTPGLKIVYPSSPYDAKGLLNAAIEDPNPVMYFEHKLLYRSISQEIPDDYYTVEIGKAKTVAEGSDLTIITYGMGVHWAMQLQQELTDASLEILDLRSLLPWDKEAVRAVVAKTGRVIILHEDTMTGGIGGEIAAWISEHCFELLDAPVARVASLDTAVPFSPPLEQDFLPRQRLRDKVAAMLNY
- the ytxJ gene encoding bacillithiol system redox-active protein YtxJ, with product MNWHPLTSVEQLDEIIEESKNTPVVIFKHSTSCSISATAKSRLERQWDGAGLDHIKPYYLDLLSYRPVSNEVAEALQVRHESPQLLLLKDGVCTYDASHLGISVDALKKQVAA
- a CDS encoding OsmC family protein, which encodes MPTIKSIYKGSLRTSAQHLASGNTVITDAPVDNNGKGEAFSPTDLVCAALGSCMMTIMGIVANRSNIDIEGMEIEITKIMAAEPRRIAEVVLHFTMPAGKVYADKEKAMLENAARTCPVALSLHPDIKQTVTFAY
- the lipA gene encoding lipoyl synthase: MMTLPVIQPNAKPEGLNALGQPRKPNWLRVKLPVGKEYAKVRSIVDEYKLHTICESGNCPNMGECWGAGTATFMILGNVCTRSCSFCAVATGRPNEYDEDEPRRVAEAIKLMGVKHAVITSVNRDELKDRGAAIWHDTVKQVKLMSPTTTIETLIPDVKGTWDALITMISPGQEVVSHNMETVKELYRRVRPQAKYDRSLEQIRRTKEYGQRTKTGIMLGLGETREQVYQAMDDLAANGCDILTLGQYLQPTKMHLEVAEFIHPDLFDHYREEGLKRGLKYVESGPLVRSSYHAERHVNV